ctttttttgataaacatGTAGAATACTAAATAagtaaataaacaaaaattcaaaaattaataacaaataatttatatttattgttaaaatgttaaatgtgactaaatttaatataataaataacataatatattaaaaagcaccttttataaaacatataaattaaaacatttttatttatatttaatacttattagattttatatatataattattttataacattctttttaagtaaaaaaattatcatataatttataagacatttaaaagaatgaaattatcttattttgttttttaataacattaattttattggaaacaattaattaactgttgaaaattattttttatttacatcaATTCAATTTTACATAGTACCATAAATATGGTAAATTAAgttatgtaaaaaaagtaaaaggTAGATATCAGTTTTGATGAaaccatattttttttgtgttaGCTATATGTTTCTTTAATTGGAGTCTCAGGAGATTTATAAAGTTTCACATTCTGAAAATTTGCAGAAATAAATCTTCATTAATATTCTTCTCTCTCTTCAATTGAGTATAACAAAATACCGTTAAGTATATCTCTATTTGTATTTCACTGTTTCAtgattgttattattttatgtattctttttcaaaaaaatgtcATGCTCCATCAACCTGTCAATGGGACTCTTTTAGCTCAAatgaaaacttttaaaatacataatttCTATGTTACAAAAATAGGCTTGCttctatttataaatttggaaacattttaaattattatttcaagagaatcttttaaaaattcttcatAAATTATATCTCAACACGAATCTTAAATTAGTTTTTGTATTATCATCtttgaaaaaagttattaatagCCTCTTTAATAAGTTAgcttataaaacatttttgacAGGGgcaaaatttcaaaaattaaagtttatcattaatgtgacgattattattatagttaaatttttttctcaaGAATGAGCATTTGCAATTTAAAGATTCTAGTTGTACAAAAGAGATGTTTTACCtactaatttaaaaagttttaaattatctttttttatttttcatggaagttttttatactatttaagTAATTGCAACTACCCCTATTTCaaagtctttttttttgttgtattgaactatgaaaaaaatgattttaacatgttaaaaaataatacttccTATCATTATATTAATCATTTCTGAATTTAAAAGTGTTTTGCAAAAATCGGTCTTTTAAGTATACCtctattaaattattttattgtgaAAAATTACCTATggtaattcattttttttaattgcttCCACctagaaatataaaaaaattatatgtgaTTAGAGTGAacagataaaaaataaaaaaatttatttaaatatttttatacaataaagAAATGGAACTACTAAAAATGAGTAGTATCAGGTAAATTTGTCACTTAAGCTTGTTTGACACCTTTAATTGTATATTCTTCAAAATCTTCCCATGGTTTTAACCAAACTCCAACAGTGACAATTTGTTTACGTCCATTATCCTTAACTTTCTTGTGTTCTTCAGTCAACTTGTCATGAGgaacaacattttttaaagttcCTGTTTCACCAACTAAAACTTGAAGTTCGTAATTGACACCTGCGACAACTTGTGACTTGGCAGAAATAACTTTGACAAATCCATGGTAGGCCAAATCATTTGACTGttgattaaatttatcaacacTCTTCTGAcccaataaaataatatctttgTCATCGATTGATTGCTCTTTCCATCCTCCTGGCATTGAATTTGAAGCCATAATTACagaaataattaatagaATTACAACAGCTGAAAAAATGAATCTCATTGGCaactgtaaaaaaaaattttttttaagtactTTGGAATAAACGATAAGAAATCAATACGAAAGATAAgataacaattaattttaaaactaaatatttaaaatttacaaatatgCTGTTAgagttaattataaataatatcttcAAAAGTAAAGTACCATTATCCAACTATTAGATGTTaacaatgataaaaaatattagtaaaaaatttagttttttaaatataaaattaatggagtaaaatattacaaaaaaaaaatcaaaatgaCTCAACAAAACAATGATCTGcttataaagataatattttttattgatccatgacaaatatttacaatagtaaataaaattaagaatgtttgttattatattagTGACTTAACTCCAAGAGAAGTTTATTTTGTCATCACGGGTTCTCCTATCTCTTCTacatcttcttttttttgatgaaatttattttaaaatttttccgcagtaataaatatttatcatttaaaaacaatttttgtttaaaatgtttttgtaaTGATAATGGAAATTTAGTGTTTATGTTAAAGGTAATATGAGAAGGTTACTTTCAAATTGTCGGGttcatcattattaatttaatttatcatgagtaatataaaaatcaacTCTTAAGAAGAATATAAccatttaaaatactttttttttgacataattttttattatcataaatattttgatcattttttttaatggtaataaagaaaagaaaatttatatgaaaatgtTTGAAATATTGGCGTACTTTTTTGTGTAAAAAAGTATTCATGTTGGATATTTTCTTATACATATGtttttcttcattatcaATGATAGttcatttgtttttattttcaatcaAAATTTTACCGTATAGTGATAAACATAAATTATGTAGAAAAGGACTATTTGCACTACTTTTGGGTTTCAGTTTGATAGGAGTACCGAGAGATAAAGGAAAACAAATAGAATATGTAtcacttattttattttctatgtTTAGACGAACAGATGGAAATCATATGACCTATCTTTTCCAACTAGGATGTTAAAACAGATATAGttgttttgaaataatttttacaatgataaaagtttatatttttgataaaacagCAATTACTTTGACAATAACAATAAgctttataatattaatattctacttttaaaattattttaaaaagtctCTCAGTTGGCGTTGATATATAATTGTTGTtctcttttttatttttttcatatcttctatttttagaaaaagaaaaatgacGATAGTACTAATAAAGCTTATCACAAAAGATAGAACAAAACTTTTAGAAAGTGATGGTTTTGTTAAATATCCAGAAATTCGTGCTGTCTACGATTCTATGGTTCCTCCATCCTTACGAATTGGTTTTTCAAATTTGTCTTTTAAGAATGACAAAGGtgaaatttttgaaatcAATGATAATGAATCATTTTGGGCATTTATTACTTTAGAATATCCAAATGctagaaaaaatattgatgatATTCCAGTAATAGTTATCCCTGTTATTGTGAATGATAATATAGACTACCTTAGTGACAGTGGATTACGAGTACATCCAAATATCCGCTGTGATGGATGTGATAGAAAAGTAGCTGGTATTCGCTACAAGTGCGTAGTTTGTAATGATTATGATCTTTGTCAATATTGTGAAAGACAAAATATTCATGATCCTACACATGTAATGTTGAGATTTGCATGtccaattaataaaaaaaatagactATTTCTTAATAAAGTTTGTCAAATCAATGAAGAAAGTAATAGTCCAAGTGTTGAAATAATGTCAGcttttcaaaaatttcataCAATGACtggaaataattttattgacgGAGATGATTTAACTGAAAGTATTGAAACTTCAAACTCAAGTGAAGAATCAAAAACAGCAATGAAAAAAGTATTGGATAAGTATAAAACTGTCAAAGAGATTGGTAATACAATTCATGCAGCTTTTATGAATATGGCTGTTGAAGAAAATTTTGCATCAgatgaaaaaaagaaaccTGTTATTAGTGAAACAGAAACATTTAGCTCATTGCTAACCAGTGCTcacaataatattacaacAGCTAATGAActtattaaaacaattccGAATATTATTTCAATCCCTGAAACTAACCAGTTaattgattataaaaatgaaaaagaagtaaaagaaaatatattaaatatattaaatactGTTAATGTTAATCAGAATAGTAAAGAAATCAATGAGATAGCTGCTAAGGAGTATGCTGCTGGACAGAATCATATAAATAGAGCCATAGCTCTAATCTCTGGATCAAATTCTGTTGATTTAAGTACATGTTCATCTTTAAAATGTTGTCCAACAGAAACGGAAAATGTATTGTCTCGAAATCGTGATTTAGGTGATAAAGTAGAAAAACTTTCATCTGTGTTTAAAGATAGTAATTCAATATCCTCTGGACATATGTCTGTTGATGAAAGTTGTTGCGAACCAGATTctgatttaaatatttctggTTCAAGAAAAATTACTGCATTTGAAATGGTTTCGAATTCCAATCTATCTAAAATGGAAGATGATGGTGAATCATATTTAAGTGTAGAAATTGTTGATAACCGTTCTGAAGATAGTACTTCATCAAGTATAAATGCATGGACAAATAAAACAGATGAATTGGATTATAAGAAATTTGTTAAACAGATGGAAATGAATAGAAGTCGTGTCTTTGATGAGACTGTCGATGATATTGAACCTGAAGACTCAGCTTCAATGATAGGTTCAAGAACTTCTTCTGTTATGACAAAAGTTACTagagaattaaaaaattctgAGTTAAGCTTTTCCATTATTTCATCTGCTACCAATGGAACCATGGTTTCAAGTAAACTTTCTCCTAATGTAGAGAAAGTTTGTGAAAATTGTGGTAACGAAAATAGTGgaaaaaaatcaaatgatGATGAAACAATTGATGACATTAGTATTGAATATCCATCAGAAGGTTCTGATGACTCTAAATCCGAAGGTGAATTAATGTTCAAAAGTGTTGTATCCTCTATAGAACAAGGAGATTCAATTGATTCACAAAATTCGATAGCTACCGCGGTTTGCATAAATGAATCTAGTCAGTCATCTGTTCTTGAACAAGAAGATAAGACTAGAGAGAATAAAAACTCCGATAGTAACGTAAGTGATAATACAATACCAGAAGAGTTTACTTCTAGATATCCAGCACCCTATTCAATGATATCTGtcaaagaaaataaaatacgaACAGAATGTTTATTAGAAGAAAGTGATGTCCCATGTCCACATATGATTGGAGAACCTTATCAAATACCagaaaatttcaaaaaaaaaagacctGTTAGTAAAAATCATAGTAAACATTTTCCTTTTATTCATAGTGATCCATACATAGCAAATTTAGTTGAAATGGCTGAGAGTATGGGTTTTGATAATTGTAACGGTTGGCTTCTTAAATTGGCAGAAGATGCTGTTAAAAATgactttaattattttgataagatTCTCGAAcatattaattcttttaaagaTTAATCGCTTTATTTCTACTAACACtctgtatttttttttaacttttcacagatcatattttttcaaagatattcataatttttaaataaagaagaaCTCTAAATCTTCTAACTATGATTTTATTTGACACATTAAACTGTTATGTACTATCCAATATttgtagttttttttttttttttttaattttttttgtctacATGTATgtattaacaaattttttcacactaataaatatttttttaaagaaatttttgataagaaCATTACCTGGTGGTTAAACAAACGTTTCATTTAGTAATTTTATGGATTGGAAGTTTACCTGtggaaaataaatatcacatttttttattattaaaatttattacaactttatcttttttctttttggtttttataaaataaaagttttttttcaaataaattattgttcTTTATTATTCAAACTGTATTTTCAAGTGAAATGTACACagtaaaactttaaaattattaaaaagatgtGTGTTTGGATATTAATTGACTTTTTAGACCTtaagtataataatttactttatcatattttgattatataaaacttattattattagtttttGGCATATTACTTagttgttatataaaaatagaaatttcaAGAAAAATAACAGGTTTACATAACACAAACTTTCaactaatatttaaaaatacttttttttatgaaaattttttatttaaaaacattgtAATAATCAATTTAAGATATCACCTACATATGCaaaaattcaattatttggtttttaataatgaattaatccaatcaaaaaagaaaattactgatagttttatgaaaaatactTGTTATCAGCATATATTTTTCTGTTAATATCAACTTCAATTGGTCCTTTGTATTCTctaaagaataatttatttccTCTATTAATGGatccattatttttaagataatcAAAAAGATCTTCATAATGATTATAAGTTGGAGTGTATGGCATTAAAGAACAGAAGAGT
This Strongyloides ratti genome assembly S_ratti_ED321, chromosome : 2 DNA region includes the following protein-coding sequences:
- a CDS encoding Proteinase inhibitor I25, cystatin domain-containing protein, whose translation is MASNSMPGGWKEQSIDDKDIILLGQKSVDKFNQQSNDLAYHGFVKVISAKSQVVAGVNYELQVLVGETGTLKNVVPHDKLTEEHKKVKDNGRKQIVTVGVWLKPWEDFEEYTIKGVKQA
- a CDS encoding Zinc finger, ZZ-type domain and UBA-like domain-containing protein, with protein sequence MTIVLIKLITKDRTKLLESDGFVKYPEIRAVYDSMVPPSLRIGFSNLSFKNDKGEIFEINDNESFWAFITLEYPNARKNIDDIPVIVIPVIVNDNIDYLSDSGLRVHPNIRCDGCDRKVAGIRYKCVVCNDYDLCQYCERQNIHDPTHVMLRFACPINKKNRLFLNKVCQINEESNSPSVEIMSAFQKFHTMTGNNFIDGDDLTESIETSNSSEESKTAMKKVLDKYKTVKEIGNTIHAAFMNMAVEENFASDEKKKPVISETETFSSLLTSAHNNITTANELIKTIPNIISIPETNQLIDYKNEKEVKENILNILNTVNVNQNSKEINEIAAKEYAAGQNHINRAIALISGSNSVDLSTCSSLKCCPTETENVLSRNRDLGDKVEKLSSVFKDSNSISSGHMSVDESCCEPDSDLNISGSRKITAFEMVSNSNLSKMEDDGESYLSVEIVDNRSEDSTSSSINAWTNKTDELDYKKFVKQMEMNRSRVFDETVDDIEPEDSASMIGSRTSSVMTKVTRELKNSELSFSIISSATNGTMVSSKLSPNVEKVCENCGNENSGKKSNDDETIDDISIEYPSEGSDDSKSEGELMFKSVVSSIEQGDSIDSQNSIATAVCINESSQSSVLEQEDKTRENKNSDSNVSDNTIPEEFTSRYPAPYSMISVKENKIRTECLLEESDVPCPHMIGEPYQIPENFKKKRPVSKNHSKHFPFIHSDPYIANLVEMAESMGFDNCNGWLLKLAEDAVKNDFNYFDKILEHINSFKD